A genomic segment from Aquila chrysaetos chrysaetos chromosome 11, bAquChr1.4, whole genome shotgun sequence encodes:
- the LOC115348228 gene encoding olfactory receptor 14C36-like: protein MPNSSSITQFLLLEFADTRELQLLHFWLFLGIYLAALLGNGLIIIAVACDQHLHTPMYFFLLNLSLLDLGSISTTVPKSMANSLWDTRDISYAGCTAQVFFFLFLMSVEYFLLTLMAYDRYVAICKPLHYGTLLGSRACANMAAAAWGSGFLYAVLHTANTFSLPLCQGNTMDQFFCELPQILKLSCSDSSLREFGVLVVSALVFWGCFVFIFFSYAQIFRAVLRVPSEQGRHKAFSTCLPHLAVVSLFLSTGMFAYLKPLSISSPSLDLVMAVLYSVVPPTVNPLIYSMRNRELKDAIRKLISSTPL from the coding sequence ATGcccaacagcagctccatcaccCAGTTCCTCCTCCTGGAGTTTGCAGACAcgcgggagctgcagctcttgcacttctggctcttcctgggcatctacctggctgccctcctgggcAACGGCCTCATCATCATCGCTGTAGCCTGCGACCAGCACCTCCACAcccccatgtacttcttcctcctcaacctctccctcctcgacctgggctccatctccaccactgtccccaaaTCCATGGCCAACTCCCTCTGGGACACCAGGGATATTTCCTATGCAGGATGCACTGCtcaggtctttttctttctcttcttgatGTCAGtggagtattttcttctcacccTCATGGCCTATGACCGCTacgttgccatctgcaaacccctgcactacgggaccctcctgggcagcagagcttgtgccaacatggcagcagctgcctggggcagtggtTTCCTCTATGCCGTGCTGCACACTGCCAATACATTTTCACTGCCACTCTGCCAAGGCAATACCAtggaccagttcttctgtgaacttccccagatcctcaagctctcctgctcagacTCCTCCCTCAGGGAATTTGGGGTCCTTGTGGTTAGTGCTCTCGTATTTTggggctgttttgttttcatttttttctcctatgcacagatcttcagggctgtgctgagggtcccctctgagcagggacgccacaaagccttttccacgtGCCTGCCTCACCTGGCCGTGGTTTCCCTGTTTCTCAGCACTGGCATGTTTGCCTATTTGAAGCCCCTCTCCatctcttccccatccctggacctgGTCATGGCAGTTCTGTACTCGGTGGTGCCCCCAACAGTGAACCCCCTCATCTACAGCATGAGGAACCGGGAGCTCAAGGATGCCATTAGGAAACTGATTTCATCAACACCTTTGTAG
- the LOC115347940 gene encoding olfactory receptor 14C36-like, with the protein MPNSSSITQFLLLEFADTRELQLLHFWLFLGIYLAALLGNGLIIIAVACDRHLHTPMYFFLLNLSLLDLGSISTTVPKSMANSLWDTRDISYYGCAAQVSTFVLFVTGEFYLLTVMAYDRYVAICKPLHYGTLLGSRACANMAAAAWGGGFLSAVGHTANTFSLPLCQGNTIDQFFCELPQILKLSCSDSYLREVGLLVFCLCSGIGCFVFIVLSYVQIFRAVLRIPSEQGRHKAFSTCLPHLAVVSLFLSTVLFAYLKPTSTSSPSLNLVMAVLYSVVPPALNPLIYSMRNQEIKDAIRKTILWTFFCSHKVPITLHK; encoded by the coding sequence ATGcccaacagcagctccatcaccCAGTTCCTCCTCCTGGAGTTTGCAGACAcgcgggagctgcagctcttgcacttctggctcttcctgggcatctacctggctgccctcctgggcAACGGCCTCATCATCATCGCTGTAGCCTGCGACCGGCACCTCCACAcccccatgtacttcttcctcctcaacctctccctcctcgacctgggctccatctccaccactgtccccaaaTCCATGGCCAACTCCCTCTGGGACACCAGGGATATTTCCTACTATGGATGTGCTGCCCAGGTCTCTACGTTTGTCTTGTTTGTCACAGGAGAGTTTTATCTCCTCACTGTCATGGCCTATGACCGCTacgttgccatctgcaaacccctgcactacgggaccctcctgggcagcagagcttgtgccAACATGGCAGCAGCCGCCTGGGGTGGTGGTTTCCTCAGTGCTGTGGGGCACACTGCCAATACATTTTCACTGCCACTCTGCCAAGGCAATACCATagaccagttcttctgtgaacttccccagatcctcaagctctcctgctcagactcctacctcagggaagttgggcttcttgtgttttgtctttgttcaggtattgggtgttttgttttcattgtgctgtcctacgtgcagatcttcagggctgtgctgaggatcccctctgagcagggacgccacaaagccttttccacatGCCTGCCTCACCTGGCCGTGGTCTCCCTGTTTCTCAGCACTGTCCTGTTTGCCTACCTGAAGCCCACTTCCACCTCTTCACCATCTTTGAATCTGGTCATGGCAGTTCTGTACTCGGTGGTGCCCCCAGCATTGAACCCCCTCATCTACAGCATGAGGAACCAGGAGATCAAGGATGCCATTAGGAAAACTATTTTATGGACATTTTTCTGTAGTCATAAAGTTCCCATCACTCTCCACAAATGA